Proteins co-encoded in one Arthrobacter globiformis genomic window:
- a CDS encoding MarR family winged helix-turn-helix transcriptional regulator, whose translation MSSPQPGRSKRTAFLLSQLGAVASSRFADRTREIGLTPSDAGVIRLLGRAPGLSQRSLADRLGAVPSRVVSLIDSLQERGLVERVRSSTDRRNYELHLTDAGQRVLRELRGIAEQHEAELLAPLSGEQVAQLDLLLAQLADGHGLDRDLHRDSARDGGRGVGRKA comes from the coding sequence ATGAGCTCACCCCAGCCCGGCCGGTCGAAACGGACAGCATTCCTCCTGTCACAGCTGGGCGCCGTGGCGTCGTCACGTTTTGCGGACCGCACGCGCGAGATCGGCCTCACGCCGAGCGACGCCGGTGTCATCCGCCTGCTTGGCCGCGCGCCCGGACTGAGCCAGCGTTCCCTCGCGGACAGGCTGGGTGCCGTCCCCAGCCGGGTGGTTTCCCTCATCGACTCCCTCCAGGAACGCGGCCTGGTGGAACGGGTCCGAAGCAGCACCGACCGGCGGAACTACGAACTCCACCTCACCGATGCGGGCCAGCGGGTGCTGCGTGAGTTGCGCGGGATCGCCGAACAGCATGAAGCGGAGCTTCTGGCGCCGCTCTCCGGTGAACAGGTGGCGCAGCTTGACCTCCTGCTCGCGCAGCTCGCCGACGGCCACGGGCTGGACCGCGACCTCCACCGCGATTCAGCGCGCGACGGCGGACGCGGCGTCGGGCGGAAAGCCTGA